DNA sequence from the Streptomyces cinnabarinus genome:
CGAGGGTGAGGTCGCCACGCTCCACATATCCGCCCTCCAGCACGACTTGACGGATGGTCCTGCGTTCCGCGAGCGCCTTCTTGGCGACCTTGGCGGCCTCCTCGTACCCGATGTACTTGTTCAGCGGGGTGACCACGGAGGGTGACGACTCGGCGTATTCACGGGCCCGTTCACGGTCGGCGACGATGCCGTCCACGGTCCGGTCCGCGAGCAGCCGGGAGACATTGGCCAGCAGCCGGATCGACTCCAGCACGTTCTTCGCGATCACCGGGAGCATCACATTGAGCTCGAAGTTCCCGGCGGCTCCGGCGGTGGCGACGGTCGCGTCGTTCCCGGTGACCTGCGCGGCGACCATCAGCACCGCCTCCGGGATGACCGGATTGACCTTGCCCGGCATGATCGACGAACCGGGCTGGAGATCGGGCAGCGCGATCTCCGCGAGGCCGGTCCGCGGACCCGAGGCCATCCAGCGCAGATCATTGGCGATCTTCGTCAGTCCGACCGCGATGGTCCGCAGCTGCCCGCTGATCTCGACGATGCCGTCCCGGGCGCCCTGCGCCTCGAAGTGATCGCGGGCCTCGGTCAGCGGCAGCCCGGTCACCCGGGCGACCTCCTCGATCACGGCGGCGGAGAACCCGGGCGGGGTGTTGATCCCGGTGCCCACGGCGGTACCGCCCAGCGGCAGCTCGGCGAGCCGGGGGAGCGAGGCCTGGAGCCGCTCGATCCCGTACCGGACCTGGGCCGCGTATCCGCCGAACTCCTGGCCGAGGGTGACGGGCGTGGCGTCCATGAGATGAGTCCGCCCCGACTTCACGACGTCCGCGAACTCCTCGGCCTTGCGGCCGAGGGAGTCGCCGAGGTGCTGGAGCGCCGGGACGAGATCGCGGGTGACGGCGGCGGTGGCGGCGATGTGGATGGAGGAGGGGAAGACGTCGTTGGAGGACTGCGAGGCATTCACATGATCATTGGGGTGTACGTCCCTGCCGAGCCGCTCACTGGCGAGGGTGGCGATGACCTCGTTGGTGTTCATGTTGGACGAGGTGCCGGAGCCGGTCTGGAAGACGTCGACGGGGAAGTGCTCGTCCCACTTGCCCGCGGCGACCTCGGCCGCCGCCCCCTGAATGGCCTCGGCCACGTCCTCGTCGAGCACCCCCAGCTCCGCGTTCACCTTCGCCGCGGCGCCCTTGATCCGCGCGAGGGCCTCGATATGGGCCCGCTCGATGCGCTGCCCGGAGATGGGGAAGTTCTCCACGGCACGCTGGGTCTGGGCCCGCCACTTGGCGTCGGTGGGGACCCGGACCTCGCCCATGGAGTCGTGCTCGATGCGGTAGTCGGTCATGACCGGTACAGCGCCGGGGCGGGCGAGGATGTTCCGTGGCGGGGTTCGGACCACCGCCGGACAATGAGGAAGAGCGCAGGGGGGTTCGCCACCCCACAGGAGGCCGGACATGCTCCGCACCATCAGGACACTCGGCGCACTCGGCGCGGGCCTTGCGGCGGCGACCGCCCTTGTCGCCGCGACCCCGGCGGCGGCCCAGGAGGACGACTTCACCCTCTACGCCAGGGAGGTCGCGACCGAGGAGGAGGAACCGCAGCAGGTTCCCAAGGTCGGCGACAGCTTCACCTTCGCCGATGACCTCTACGAGGAGAAGGGCGGCGAGCGGGTCGGCCGCGACGGCGTGACCTGCACGGTCGTCCGCACGGGCAACCCCTTGGACATCCAGTGTCTCGGCACGTTCGTGCTGTCCGGCGGGCAGATCACGGCGCAGGTGCTGATGACGGTGCCGCTGACGGAGGAGGAACAGCCTCCGTTCGACGCGGCGATCACGGGCGGTACGGATGACTACCGCGGCGCGAGTGGCCAGATCCACTTCACGGATGACGGCGACTACCAGAAGCTGGACTTCGACCTCAGCGAGTCCTGAGCTGCTCATCGAGCCGTCCGAGCTCATCGAGAAGCTCACTGTCGGTCTCGGGCAGCTCCGCGATGTAACGGCGCAGGGCCTGCCGGTCCAGCGCGAGCGGCTCCGCCCGGGGAACGGCACGGACTAGGCGTACGTACTCGGCGGCTTCGGCGGTGTCACGCAGCTCATGGAGAGCGGAGAAGAAGGCGGGGCCGCCGACGGAGCCTCGTTCGGCGGCTCGGGTTACTCGGCGGCGGCTGCGGAGGTCGCGGAAGAGGGAGCGGATCAGGTCGAAGATGATCGTCAGCACGCCCAGTGCCAGCGCCGATGCCCAGACCAGGGTCGCGATCCAGAGGTACCGGAGGGCCACATAGACCAGCCCGCCGACGATCGTCATCCCCGTTACCAACGTGGAACCGTGTGTCCTCAACGAACGAAGCGCCCGCCTGAACCAGTCGTCGGCGAGCAATCCATGGATCGGGTGTTCCTCCATGCGGAGCGCCGTCAACGGCATACGAACCAGTCCCGCCACACCCAGACCCCCGGGCGGGCAGCCGTGCCGTACGACGTAGAGCGTGCTCGGGCCCCAGATCCAGGCGAGCGCGGCGAGCGGGACAGTCAGGACCCAGATCACGGCGAAGGAGACGTTGCCCTTCACTAGGTGTTCCACCGCGGTAGCGAGATGCGCCGCGGTCAGGACACCGCCGCACAAGGTCATGCCCATGAGAAAGGGGTCGGTGTCCGCCCGGGCCTTGTCCATGTCGATCCAGCGGCGGAACAGCTCCTCCAGGAACCTTCGGAGTCGGCTCTTGGCCACCCCGTACGACAGTGGCTGCGTCGACTTGAACAACCAGAACAGCGTGATCGGCATCAGGAGCATGACGGGGGTGACCAGTAGGGTCAGGGCATCCCAGATGGATCCGGCCATGAGACCCACGTAATAGGCGATGCTCAGCAGTACGACCCCCAGCGGAACCCGCTCCACCACCCTGCGCACCCTGACCAGGTCCTCGTCCTCCCGAAGCCGTTGCAGGTCCGCCTTGATCGCGTGGGCCTCCGCCAGCGGGATCTTCTGCCCGAGCATCGTGATCAGCAGCCGTCGGACGGACCCCCGAATCGCGGGCGACAGCGTCGGCAGCGTCGCGCAGTCCCGCAGCGCGGTCGTCCGCAGCCACCCGCTCTCGCCCGCGAACGCCCGGTCGATGTACAGCTCCCGCGCCTCCTCCGACAGCAGCGGCAGACAGTCCAGCGCGAACTTGCGGTCGCTCACGCTGCCCCGTTCCCACGCGGCGGCGACCAGGGCGTCGGCGAGCGGCCGGATCGTCTCGTACGGCCAGCTCGCCCGCCCCTGATACGCCGCCGTCAGCAGCTCCAGACAATGCACCGCCGCCGGCGACCACTCGAACACCGCCTCGTCCGTCCGCTCGGCCGCCAGAACCTCGGCCAGCGCCCGCAGCAGCGGCTCGGTGACCTCGGGGGCGCCGTCCTGGAGGACGGTCACCGCCGTCTCCCGCCACCGCCCGTTGGTCGCGAGCTCGTGCGGGGCCACGGCGTCGGGGTGGTCGGCGACGTACTTGCTGGCGAAGTACTGCTGGACCCGGCGGTGGCCGAAAAACACACGACGGCCCGACGAGACCAGGATGCGGGACTCCGACAGGGCCCGGATCAGCAGCACGCGTGTGCCAGGGTCCTCCTCCGCGACCTTCGCCAGGTCCTCGTGGTGGCTGCGCTCGTCCACCGACAGACCGCCGCCGGACGCGGTGAGCCGGAAGGCGAAGCGGGCCAGGAAGTCCGCCAGGCGCTGCTGGACGTTTGGGGCCTCGGCCAGGACGGAGCGCAGCCGCAGCGCCGCGTAGTCGGCGAACAGGGTGCTCGGCCGGTCCGGCAGGGCATGGTGGGCCTGGACGTAGGTGGCGAGCAGCTTCAGGCTCAGCGGGTTCTGCGCCTCGGCCGTGAAACCGCGTCGCGGGTCCGTCAACAGGGGCTGGAGCAGGGCCAGTTCCCGCTGGTCGAGGCCGACGCGGCGCAGGAAGTCCTCCTGCTGTTGGGGGGAGAGGCCCAGGATGTGCAGCCGGGTCCAGCCGTTGGCCCGCAGCCCCTTGTACTCCCGCGAGGCCACCACACACCGCCCGCCGCCCCCGACGAGCTCGATCACGGTCTGCACGTACGGCGCGACCACCGCGTCCACCGTCGCGCTGCCGAGGACGGCCGGGATCTCGTCGAAGGAGTCGAGCAGCAGCGTGACCCGGCGCTCGCGCAGGTCG
Encoded proteins:
- a CDS encoding class II fumarate hydratase; the protein is MTDYRIEHDSMGEVRVPTDAKWRAQTQRAVENFPISGQRIERAHIEALARIKGAAAKVNAELGVLDEDVAEAIQGAAAEVAAGKWDEHFPVDVFQTGSGTSSNMNTNEVIATLASERLGRDVHPNDHVNASQSSNDVFPSSIHIAATAAVTRDLVPALQHLGDSLGRKAEEFADVVKSGRTHLMDATPVTLGQEFGGYAAQVRYGIERLQASLPRLAELPLGGTAVGTGINTPPGFSAAVIEEVARVTGLPLTEARDHFEAQGARDGIVEISGQLRTIAVGLTKIANDLRWMASGPRTGLAEIALPDLQPGSSIMPGKVNPVIPEAVLMVAAQVTGNDATVATAGAAGNFELNVMLPVIAKNVLESIRLLANVSRLLADRTVDGIVADRERAREYAESSPSVVTPLNKYIGYEEAAKVAKKALAERRTIRQVVLEGGYVERGDLTLAELDEALDVLRMTRP
- a CDS encoding allene oxide cyclase barrel-like domain-containing protein, translated to MLRTIRTLGALGAGLAAATALVAATPAAAQEDDFTLYAREVATEEEEPQQVPKVGDSFTFADDLYEEKGGERVGRDGVTCTVVRTGNPLDIQCLGTFVLSGGQITAQVLMTVPLTEEEQPPFDAAITGGTDDYRGASGQIHFTDDGDYQKLDFDLSES
- a CDS encoding NACHT domain-containing protein, which encodes MRGAPDFEQPAWQPGTVINAGVYQAVQQPARGAAPPPPSDDPQFRRALARLLLRKLTSTLDEIHWLDDELVELTAIVEDVDGYPATRRRGLLRRRGRYATSPLSQALTRPKTDLILLQGQAGSGKSVALRQYATAQLRQIAEGRAPNAPLPVYVNLRELHAKPHEITTELLRRYIMEQTGPRGSADIAAYFTHCFADDLRERRVTLLLDSFDEIPAVLGSATVDAVVAPYVQTVIELVGGGGRCVVASREYKGLRANGWTRLHILGLSPQQQEDFLRRVGLDQRELALLQPLLTDPRRGFTAEAQNPLSLKLLATYVQAHHALPDRPSTLFADYAALRLRSVLAEAPNVQQRLADFLARFAFRLTASGGGLSVDERSHHEDLAKVAEEDPGTRVLLIRALSESRILVSSGRRVFFGHRRVQQYFASKYVADHPDAVAPHELATNGRWRETAVTVLQDGAPEVTEPLLRALAEVLAAERTDEAVFEWSPAAVHCLELLTAAYQGRASWPYETIRPLADALVAAAWERGSVSDRKFALDCLPLLSEEARELYIDRAFAGESGWLRTTALRDCATLPTLSPAIRGSVRRLLITMLGQKIPLAEAHAIKADLQRLREDEDLVRVRRVVERVPLGVVLLSIAYYVGLMAGSIWDALTLLVTPVMLLMPITLFWLFKSTQPLSYGVAKSRLRRFLEELFRRWIDMDKARADTDPFLMGMTLCGGVLTAAHLATAVEHLVKGNVSFAVIWVLTVPLAALAWIWGPSTLYVVRHGCPPGGLGVAGLVRMPLTALRMEEHPIHGLLADDWFRRALRSLRTHGSTLVTGMTIVGGLVYVALRYLWIATLVWASALALGVLTIIFDLIRSLFRDLRSRRRVTRAAERGSVGGPAFFSALHELRDTAEAAEYVRLVRAVPRAEPLALDRQALRRYIAELPETDSELLDELGRLDEQLRTR